In the genome of Aureimonas sp. OT7, one region contains:
- the recR gene encoding recombination mediator RecR: MSRSIAGPEIERLIQLLAKLPGLGPRSARRAALHLVKRREQLLSPLAGAMAEAADRVVSCSCCGNIDTQDPCTICRDAARDGSIIVVVEDVSDLWALERAKALNAAYHVLGGVLSPLEGIGPEELTIGRLVERVGEGGIKEVIIAVNATVEGQTTAHYIMDQLEGMDVRVTRLAHGVPVGGELDYLDEGTLSAAMRSRTAF; this comes from the coding sequence ATGTCCAGAAGCATCGCCGGGCCCGAGATCGAGCGGCTGATCCAATTGCTGGCCAAGCTGCCGGGCCTCGGCCCACGCTCTGCCCGCCGCGCCGCCTTGCATCTGGTCAAGCGGCGCGAGCAACTCCTGTCGCCGCTTGCCGGCGCCATGGCGGAGGCGGCCGACAGGGTCGTCTCCTGCTCGTGCTGCGGCAATATCGATACGCAGGATCCCTGCACCATCTGCCGCGATGCCGCGCGGGACGGCTCCATCATCGTTGTGGTGGAAGACGTTTCCGACCTTTGGGCGCTGGAACGCGCCAAGGCCTTGAATGCCGCCTACCACGTGCTGGGTGGGGTGCTTTCCCCATTGGAAGGCATCGGGCCGGAGGAATTGACCATCGGCAGGCTCGTGGAGCGCGTGGGCGAGGGCGGTATCAAGGAAGTCATCATCGCCGTCAACGCGACCGTGGAAGGGCAGACGACCGCCCATTACATCATGGACCAGCTTGAGGGGATGGACGTGCGCGTTACCCGGCTTGCCCATGGCGTGCCGGTCGGCGGCGAGCTCGATTATCTGGACGAGGGCACCCTCTCGGCCGCCATGCGCTCTCGCACGGCGTTCTGA
- a CDS encoding YbaB/EbfC family nucleoid-associated protein, with protein sequence MKDLMGMMKQAKAMQEKMQDLQQELAEVEATGQSGGGLVSVTLKGQGELTALAIDGSLVNPDEKDMLEDLIVAAHADARRKLDQQIQEKTQSLTAGLQLPAGLKLPF encoded by the coding sequence GTGAAAGACCTGATGGGCATGATGAAGCAGGCGAAAGCCATGCAGGAGAAGATGCAGGACCTCCAGCAGGAGCTGGCCGAGGTCGAGGCCACCGGGCAGTCCGGCGGCGGCCTCGTGTCAGTGACGCTGAAGGGCCAGGGAGAGCTGACGGCGCTTGCCATCGACGGCTCGCTCGTCAATCCCGACGAGAAGGACATGCTGGAAGATCTGATCGTGGCAGCCCATGCGGACGCCCGGCGCAAGCTGGACCAGCAGATCCAGGAAAAGACGCAAAGCCTGACGGCGGGGCTGCAGCTGCCCGCCGGGCTGAAGCTGCCTTTCTAG